A genomic stretch from Solanum stenotomum isolate F172 chromosome 8, ASM1918654v1, whole genome shotgun sequence includes:
- the LOC125872924 gene encoding suppressor protein SRP40-like isoform X2 — protein MTFKSIGSDGYARNVKGNCLLMWNGEELLVNVSPVSYGNTQLLSQNLEFSASWLAVESDSDESSNGFSSSSGEGSADSSRNGDTDSDESTLFTSSREGISNESSASFSSSSESSMSLMNSATHSEDSSLFSTDADEISNGTSSPSSSEEDNESFVLSPYGE, from the coding sequence ATGACATTCAAAAGCATTGGATCAGATGGCTATGCCAGAAACGTGAAGGGTAATTGCTTGCTAATGTGGAACGGGGAAGAGCTTCTTGTTAATGTTTCCCCTGTATCGTATGGTAATACACAACTTTTGTCCCAAAATCTCGAGTTTAGTGCCTCGTGGTTGGCTGTTGAGTCCGATTCAGATGAATCATCTAATGGTTTTTCGAGTTCTTCTGGAGAAGGTTCAGCTGATTCCTCTCGAAATGGAGACACAGATTCGGATGAATCCACATTGTTTACTTCTTCTAGAGAAGGAATTTCAAATGAATCTTCCGCTTCATTTAGTTCTAGCAGTGAGTCCTCTATGTCCCTTATGAATTCAGCCACACATTCGGAGGACTCCTCGTTGTTCTCCACTGATGCAGATGAAATTTCAAATGGAACGTCTTCTCCTTCCAGTTCTGAAGAAGACAATGAATCATTTGTTCTTTCTCCTTATGGTGAATAG
- the LOC125872924 gene encoding uncharacterized protein LOC125872924 isoform X1, with the protein MTKVHASAELTVFIQLFGRKLGSFQLGSYLHGFFKLNDRVEVCKHGHCRYSAKFSSQRDYDRATQRSTWQISDQYFIEVYKWLPNFQFGKVPFLCAGDFVEARLEGLPVEYFIDIAVFKLAHAVCEPLGCPVLMVDTSKGKPPRFWFQLINSKCCSNLPLHVQIVDGPLVGLTYSRAQ; encoded by the exons ATGACTAAAGTTCATGCAAGTGCTGAGCTTACTGTTTTCATTCAACTGTTTGGAAGAAAATTGGGAAGTTTTCAGCTCGGCTCTTATCTTCATGGCTTCTTTAAACTCAACGATCGTGTTGAAGTGTGTAAACATGGTCATTGCAG GTACTCTGCCAAGTTCTCGAGCCAACGTGATTATGATCGAGCTACTCAGAGAAGCACTTGGCAGATTTCGGATCAATATTTCATCGAGGTTTATAAATGGCTGCCTAACTTCCAATTCGGAAAAGTGCCATTTCTTTGTGCTGGAGACTTTGTGGAAGCCCGGTTAGAAGGTCTCCCCGTTGAGTATTTCATAGATATCGCGGTGTTTAAACTTGCGCATGCTGTTTGCGAGCCTTTGGGTTGTCCGGTCTTAATGGTTGATACTTCGAAAGGTAAACCTCCTCGATTTTGGTTTCAGTTGATCAATTCAAAATGTTGTTCAAATCTTCCATTGCACGTTCAAATAGTTGATGGTCCACTAGTTGGATTGACTTATTCACGAGCACAATAA